The sequence GAAGGGATCTACAGCAGACCTACTTTGAATGTGACAGAACAAGCATGCCACTGATTATACCTTTGATGACATGAGCAATGTGTTTGTCTGCGCACACAAAGGCAGCATCTACAGGACCCTCAATTCCCAGCTCGTCCTTCAGGGGTTTGGGGTAACCCTctaggtgtgtgtgtggctcTCCAACTTTGTACACAAACACCTCACTATCCTGTGCATGGAATAAAATGTATGAGAAGACAAATGCATACATCTGCACAATAGATTCAAAGACAAATTATAAAGTCTAGTAAAAATTAACTTCTGCACAAAAGAACCTTGATCATGTAGAGATGGCCTTCATAAGAGAAGACTGCATCCACTTCACTGTGTAACTCTTTGAAAGCACTCTCAATTGTGTCTGAATGAAACTTATCACCAGTTATGCTGAGGAAGTGGTGCCCTAAGGAAGAGAAACAAagatattattattgtaatgattattattattatattggaATGTGAAATTGCATTTGTTAAAATAGTGGCTTGCAGTTGTACTGCATGTGTATATTGGTATACATTTTTAAGAAACAGCACAATAACAAGAGAGCTTTTGCTTTATGCTTTTCTGATATTCGGAAGACTGTACAATTGTGATTTTGCTGTTGCAAGTGATTTTGCTttcatataaacatttaataaacaaaaGGCTAATATTGTGTAACTCACATTTTAGAcacatttgtcttttttttgttctgCCAACGAAAACAGTTCAAACAAATTATGCAAACGCGTATCCAAGCAACAATTCGCGTTTTTCAACAaatcggttgaatgaatgattcaatgactcactcataaaggcTTCGCTCCTGAATAAATACTCTTGCTTCCCAATTCGAATACTATCCACACTAAATAGTAGCCTGTTCAAGATTACTGATCTCGAATTGGCCTACCAGTGGCGTGCACATACCTCTGGGAGGGCAGGGGTGAAATCGTGTTCCAGTGGAggagaaatgggaacgcgggggcACTGTGATGTGACCACAAGGGGCACTTTCACGATCAAAGGGAACGCCACTAAGGcctactatttagggtggatttagggtggatagtatgccaAATGAGACTCAGGGTCTACGTctaagtttttgaaagaatgaaTGATTCTTGACTAGCTTATGAAACTACTACTGGCGTAATGATGTAACCTAAAAGAGTCACTCAAAATCCCTGTCTGGACAAAATAACAATAGGAAACTCACCTCTGAAAGCATATACACTGCCATCGTCGTCAGATGTGATAGCATCCAAGTGCACACGGCTACACTGTTCTCTCTCAACGTGTTCATCAGTGCTCTTACTTCCTGTGGGAGACACCAATAGAGACTTGCTATAAGATTCCAAGTATTGCTTTTTTAATGCTAGAATGCTTTCTCAAGCCTTACAACTTTTCCACACTTGTAACGCTTACCAAAATGTGAGCATCTCATGAAGTAATCACGGGTCTCCTTTGGATATTTGCCATGGACTTCTCCTGTAATGGGGTCAAATTTGGAGAACTGATGTCCATGGAAGCAGTAATAATGCTCCATGTAACGGAAGGCTCCTGTGCAGTTGGGCATGCTCTTGAATTCCTTTTCATCAACCTTCTTCGTCTTCATATTGAAGTGGTAGATCTCATCACCTTTGGTGGATTATGAAGGAATTTAAACACTGCAAAATCTTCTCAACATACTTACTGTACATGTTTTCCATTATGTTTAAACCTTTGCAGACACAGAAAAAGACTACAATATTACAATACCTTTGAAAAATATTATGGTGTCATCAGTACAGTCTGGCTTGGGACACTCCACTGCAGCATCCAAGTGGTCGGGAATTCCAGGGAAAACTTCAGAGATATCTTTGGGATAGCCCTTCTCCAGTTTGTGCTTGTAGTAGCTGAAGACCTTAGTGTCCTTTAATGGTGTTAAAGAAGATGTTAGTTTAATAGTCTGGTGTTGATACATAAAGCAAAGATCACAGTGGATTCGACACATAAATTGCACCTCAGGTCATGTTAAATTTACCAGGAAGAAGAACTGGTGGTCATGGTGGTCTGGGCTGTCTTCAGAGTGCATGCGGAATGCAGCATCCACATGTCCCAGGTGATGATGGTCGTCCAGCTCAGGGAAAGTTTCATTTGACAGTTCAGCCTTGCCATGGAAACCCTTGAACAGGTGGTCGCCTTAGTTCAAAAAATCAAAGAGAAAGGTCAGTTAAAGTtaattatgtaaaataaaaatctatattttttattgtttacattgatatATTTATCATTACTGTTTATCATTTCTCTGATCAACCATCTCTCACCCTTAAAGAAATAAGGAATTCCCTCCTCGTTCACAGCGACTGCATCAAACTCCATTCCAGCACAGCGGTCAAGCTTAGCGCCATGGTGCAATTCATGCTGATGTCCTTCAAGCACCAAAAACGTTATATCATGAAATATGTGTCTTGATGAAATCAGGATGTGCTAATGTATCACTTACATTTACTGCCCAATTGAGGggaaatagttttttttctaGTTATTGGCAAGACCCACCTTTTTTATCCTGACTCTCCTGCTGATGCCTGAACACAAAGAAACGAATAGGTCTAGGTTTAAATGAACCACTACAACACACTGTAACAGGGGCTCAGCTGGGGGCCTTAGAATTAGTTGAACTGCATGTTATGTTTCTCATTTATAAGCCACTTTTAATTAAAGCTTCTGCTaaattaattgaatttattgaGTGAGAGACCAAGCAGTTAAAGGTGAAGAAATCAAAATGTTGGTGCAAACATGAACACATAAAATCCCACTTCAAACACACAAACTTGCAAAAAACAAgtacttattattaatgctaTATTAAAGTAACACACTTATAGCTAATTTGTACACATTATTGAGtatttggattcattttaaccTTATACTATGTGTTGACAGGTGTGTATACTCACGAGGGAGCAGCAAGGCTCAGAAAGAGAGCCAGGCACAGAGTAAGCGTTTGAACGAGCCTCATGGTCAGCAGGGTCCTATGGGGAGCTCAGCTGGAGAAGGTAAAGCACAACCTGATGGCCCCAATTTATACACTCCACCAGGGACTGTCTTGCAAGCACGCTTGAGACGACACGTACGCCCCCCGTTTGCACAGAGCGTAGGAAGGGTCATTCAGTTACATGCCCACACATAACAACACACGTACAAATGTACGTTTGCACACTTCTACTGACTCCCCCATCCACAAGCTGGTCAAGGTACATGTGGTTTTTTCAAGGAATTTCTGGTGTTTTTTTGGGGGTGGTACGGGTAACGTGGTACAGGAGTTGTGCAATGCAAAGATCCATGCATTGTGAATTAGACTtggcatgatttagtaaattattAGAAACCCCCTTTGCAGGTCAGCAGTCATTGGCATGATACTTCATACAGTACATGCATTAGCATGCATTTTCAAACTTTCCTACTTAGAAATATAAGAGTAAACTGTACTTTATGTTGTATATAGtatttgcatgcattttgtttcctaatgtttttttctatttttttgaGAATAGTTTGAAAATGTTTCCAATCGAAAGACATATCTACACAAAAGCTGCTGTTTTTAATTGCTGTGAATGACATGGTAGTAAGTGCATGACCCCAAATAAGGTTCAAATCTATACATTGTGAACAAAGTAACATTCATGTAAGATCAACAGCTGAAGCATATAATGTAGAAATGATAAAGCCATCAGATTTGGTCACTACTAGAGTACTAATACctctatagtttttttttttttttatttgttgggACACTTCCTGTAAAATTTGCAGTATGCATTTGTAGAAAATATATCATAAAGTCAAGAATTATCAATTATTGCAACCATCAAGTTAACAAGTCACTAACCAGTGCAAGTAGAAACTAGCATTAACAAGCCTGCATAAATTGTCTCCTGTAGCCATAATGCTGATGTTAACAATACTTTGCAGCTCAGGTAAACAGATTGAGATGTTTTAAACTGtagaaaattaattaattaaaagatAATGAAAACAAGTCATTGAAATGCAATGTGTGCTCAAATGAATGTATGCTTTGTCTCTATGTGCCTGGACAGGATCGAATTTTCTAGAAACCCAATGAAATGGGCTGTGTTACCTTTTTCCCGGTTAACCAGGCAAATAACACAGATATTTAATCAATACGATGTGCTGACCTCTGCAGTTTAGTTTGATATGGTGATCATTAACAGAGAATACTTTGTGCTGTCTAAATACATTTGGAAGCAAATGGATTAACAtataaaagtgttttgcaagattcttattttatattatttagttGAGGGTATTTTTGTGAGTGACCCCTTTCTATAATATAAAGGCAGCTATAGTATATATTTTCATGCAtttatacaataaaaaatgaaaaatactgtaaatatgtaTTAATTAAATGCAAAGAGAGGGCAAGTAAACACTTTTTGTAGCACATATGAAAATATTGGGATCACATCAAAGCCTCTATTTTTTATActtatatataagtatatattttttattccttGGTCattcttattatttattatcatcTGAACTTATTTTAGATATCAAGATATGATATGTAATTTGTAAGCATAAACAAATTGTTGCAGGAAATAACAGAACAcacaaaagtaataaataataattaaaaattattattatattacagaaatattacagatttttttgtgtTCTATAAATCCATATACATTCTATTTTGAGTGAAAATTCATATATCTAAATAATacctaaataataattatttagataacgtctaaataataatgttaaaaagcaCCTGGCTCATGATAGAGATAAGCATCCAACCTTGCATGTCTCACACAGACTATTTTCACAAAGAGAATTAAAGGCCACACTGGTGTCTCATGGTTACGGCACGCAGCCAAATCTAGAGACCTATGAACTCATCTTCCCTATCTCACTGCCTGCCTAAACTATGCGTAAAATGTTAGTTTTATGTAGAATACAGTTGACAATGTGGGATACAGTTTATACAAGTAGCctatatcatatatattttatcttttaatgtattcaatactttttgtccATGTTGATACACTCACCTCTTCAGTTTTCTATAGGATAGGGGACTGGAATGACCATGGCAGAACCTTAAAggggtttatatatatatatatatatatatatatatatatatatatatatatatatatatatatatatatatatatatatataagacttGTGtcgaaatgttttgaaaacttCTGATCTATACATTGCAAGGTCTGAAAACATgctctgatgacggaagtgatctcttgcattttgcttcaatgagtgcaGTTGGagatagtggtgtattagaggtaaaaaattacaGATAGTTTCGTGtattaggacatcaatgtgccgtcatgagccgcagggattaatttggatttgtctgtgcatgtttttttactcttatagacaaAGTTCCCATTGCAATGCATTATACAACTGACAGACCaccaacggttggagttaaaaatcatcatttgtgttctactgaagaaacaaagtcacctacatcttggatgccctgggggtaagctgataaacatcaaattttcatttttgggtgaactatccctttaatctacccgactccgccccctggatcttgagtgttctgcagtgaggggctACTGCTATAAATGCCGaagcaaaggaaaaaaaacagcaaatcacaacttttcaaaGTTTGATTGCAGTGCTACAGTATAAATACTCAGTAGATATTACTCACACTTGTGTGATGCGTCATTTCTGTCAGATCCAATAGTTGACACTgcatcatgttttattttcagtctctcTGAAAGGCCTGCATTGAACTGTCGTGCAGAATCCACAGTAAAATGAAGTGAACAAACAAAGTGTCTTACTGATGTGTTCTGACTGGAactttgttaaaaaataaagttaatctCACTTTCTTAATGTTAGGATAACAAGAATAGCAATGCAAAGACACAATTTTTCCACAATTTGGCACAGTGGCACTGTCTTGTAATCCTCAGAGGCATCTCTATGGTTTTGTTGCTCAAGTAATCCTGTGTTTGAGTTTCTCTTATTTACTACTACATGACATGCGTGAactggtgggcggggctaaagaGGCAATGATGTAGGAGGCAttgatcttcttctgcagaTGTGGTCTTTTGTCGCACTATGATGTGATAATGTGACAAAATCCGAAACTAGACATTTTCTGAGTTGGTTTCAATAAAAGATGATGTTTTTGGACTATAGTTCTGAAACAGGATTTTTTTAGTACAATGACcaatgtcaaaagatcaaggaaaatgTGATTGCTCAATTCATGGCCCCTTTAATTTTGTGCTCATTGACCCATTTTTGTTGAttgtgatgtttgttttggaccATTGTCCTGATGGGAGATCCAACCCCCATGGCCCGTTACAAGATTTCTAGCAGAGGTcatcaggttttgatttttcatctgttggtatttgatagataaatccagcagaaaaatagacccacaaaattaaagtttcagcattttaattaagcatACTACATGAGGGCACTTTTTACTATCttgtgggtttgctgccaaaaagctctttttttagtttcatctgaccatagaacccAGTCTAGTTCCAGtattgtctgacaactgaatatgttGGAGCTTGTTTTTGGATTAActagaggatttttcttgaaaccttcccaaacaacttgtggtgatgtaggtgctgtttgatattttttgAGGCTTTCTGACCCCAAGACTCAACTATTTTCGTGAATTCTCTAGATGTTGATCCTTGGAAAGTCTTTGGTCGCTCAAATATCGTCCTCGCTGTGCAAGACAATTTAGACGTCCTGCGCCCTCTTCCATGCAGATTCTTAACATTTCctgttgattggaacttcttaattattgccctaaTGGTGGAAATGGAAATTTTCAATACTTTGGCTATTTTCTTACAGACACTTTCTATTTtatgaagctcaacaatcttttgctgcacattattcagaactatattctttggttttacagATTGTGACagatgattaagggaatttggtgTTTCTGTTACCTCATATTTATAATCTTGTGAAACAGGAAGTAATGGCTGGATAATTTGATGTAATTTCCTAGTCACCTGGTGTGCTAAAATTGCAAATATGAACAGCAATATACAACATATTTTACTCATTAGGATTTCTAGGGGTACCAAAAAATTGTGGCCAGCGTGTATTCCCCTCCCCATCCATAAGtttacttcaatgaaaggtttgATTTTTATTACAGATCAAAGatataaacaatgcagatttattgcCTTCTTTGAtcatttaccaagggtgccaataattctgaccataACCGTGTCCGTGTCCGTGTGTGTCCGTGtgtgtccgtgtgtgtgtgtgtgtgtgtatctacAAAACCACCTGACTATGTCACAGCATTGTTGACCCTAATGCATTAGTGTGACCTTGAACATGGCATGTAAATGTACGTTAAAAAGGATACACGAGTTTGTTTAACTGTGATTACACACCTTTACTTTGTGCACTCAAAGTAAATTTAGAAACATTATTTCATCAGTAGCTTCTAGCCTTCCACGATAAAGAAATTATTGATGaattattttaaacagaaatgtatTTCTAATGAAACTTATAAGTCTATGTACAATTTTATAAGAATTTAATGTTTCGTTAATTTTGACAATATGTATTGTTTTATCAATAATATGTTTCTATAAATttctataaataaacaaaaacatattgcttataacaataataatatattgcttggatttttttatacaatgtaaaaacatttatacaagTATGGTTTATGAAGTgtgaaggccttctgaagcgaagcgtttgtgtaagaaaaatatccatatttaacaagttataaagtaaaatatccagCTTCCGCTAGACAGCCTTCCTTATTCATCTTACAgagaaagtgtaatgcctctAGCAGTTCAAAAGGCTTaactacgtcctacgccttttGTATTTgacttaagaaaaaaaagagtaacAGACATGACGTGAAggttcagcacaaaataccccatggggaaaaaaaaatgcgCAGATTTGGTatgtgtacctttaaatgcaaatgagctcatACTCCCCACCCCCAAGCTTCTGATTCCAATATTGAGGCATAATTAATACAGGAGAAGCTCACACGGcaaatataactctcaaaatggatcatTACAAATTGTTCGTGATGCTGCATATCAGTTCATGTAGGTAGCCTATAGCATGTATTTTGTGAATGTTTGCTAACATTCaattatgaatgagtttgatagcatGCTGCACCGCTATGTGGCAAAAGCTACACACAGTTGGAGACTCaataagaatgaagatgtgttaaTGAATTATACAGAGTGCATTTTcgggttaaaaatgaaaatgacatggctctggtctccgtgaatacattaagaaacaatggtaactttagccacatttaacagtacattagcaacgtgCTAACGAAACACATTCAGAAAGacaaatatatatgaaattggATCAGTGATGTTTACATAGCTGAGACCTATCACAAGCTCAGGGACAGTTGAGtgctgctgtcctgcagagaTTTGCTCCAACAAAAACTCACCTTCCTTCACGTAGTTTTAGTAGGCCTAATCCTGAAAACATtcaagtgtgtttgatcagggttgtagCTAAACTGTGCAGGACAGCTGCACTCCAGGACCAGTGTTACTAGTACATCGTTGTtgcttgcgaaaacaaaatggcgGCGCAGTGGGTGGAAAACatatgctgcgttccaattcgcctacttatactacgccctaaaagtatgtactctttctgtgaacaaaaagtacttacttttgagtgtgtagcaaaagagcagacaagctttgggacatactaacacgtcatacaatcgcgtcttttctctctgtcgcatcctgtcaccgtaaactggcctgtcaatcatcttacatcctccacatttcatttagctaatttcctaccgtatcggagagaaatgcagcacgttgatctgcagtcgcgggtctttcatgtggagaactctcctcatattaatgcataatgatgcatttaaaagttaatggccaatcagatcttcattaaagtccacattggtatttgcagatgaaaaataacacgggtaacattaaatatatattttctatcaggttaaactgattattagtcactcaaatctctcagcgtcgatcgcgcgtatccgccatgttttgtagttttttaacactttttactcgtgtttgtagttctgaactgaatcctcgtccaatgcgcaatgggttgtgggcaatattagcctctatagtgtgcacggatccacacttcgaaaatctaccggaaatagtagaccatcctgggacttttggcatactcttttcaacatactatgctttgggacacacttattttaatctcacatactatttaggatggatagtatggacattggaacgcagggatagactgtaaaaaatagGTGGAAACATACAGATTAAGgggcggtaatattataataagatctcCTTCCTACTTCAAGGGGAG is a genomic window of Chanodichthys erythropterus isolate Z2021 chromosome 14, ASM2448905v1, whole genome shotgun sequence containing:
- the hpxa gene encoding hemopexin; the protein is MRLVQTLTLCLALFLSLAAPSHQQESQDKKGHQHELHHGAKLDRCAGMEFDAVAVNEEGIPYFFKGDHLFKGFHGKAELSNETFPELDDHHHLGHVDAAFRMHSEDSPDHHDHQFFFLDTKVFSYYKHKLEKGYPKDISEVFPGIPDHLDAAVECPKPDCTDDTIIFFKGDEIYHFNMKTKKVDEKEFKSMPNCTGAFRYMEHYYCFHGHQFSKFDPITGEVHGKYPKETRDYFMRCSHFGSKSTDEHVEREQCSRVHLDAITSDDDGSVYAFRGHHFLSITGDKFHSDTIESAFKELHSEVDAVFSYEGHLYMIKDSEVFVYKVGEPHTHLEGYPKPLKDELGIEGPVDAAFVCADKHIAHVIKGQTVYDVDLKATPRVPVKEGSITQFKRIDAAMCGPKGVTVVFGNHYYIFESPMIMMMAKIMPVQHRVSQELFGCDH